The Kineothrix sp. IPX-CK genomic interval GAAAGAATGCTATGGAATCACTTCTTTGAACATTTTCCGAAGAATGATCTTTCGGACGTAACGAAGTATTTAGTCGAGACAAATCCTTGTAATCTTACCAGACCGGAGATAAAGTATCCGTATATGATTAAGTCGTTTCTGTATGCTGCATATTGTGGGATGACAGCATCTACATTATGGAATGGAGAAAGTCAAGTGAATGGTGGATTTATTAAGGTGAGTGCAGAAGGTGAAGTGTTGGCTCATTATGCACTTGAATCAGATGCTTTTAAATCCTATTTATATGATAATTGCTATTTGGAATACCCATCGACAGACGAAGGGCATGGTAACTATGCAAAAGTGTACAAAGAGGGAGAAGAGTTTTTTTTCAGACTAAATTTTCAAATTAGATATAGATAATAGCAGGAGGTCAAAATGGAAAAGAAGGTATTATATGACTTGTTGGATAAGGCAAGTGCTGATAGTAAAAAGTCCTTAAATAAAGAAGAACAGAAAAAGTATAGGTCAATATTGTTTGAAGCGTTAAAGGAGGAGGGAATTAATGATGAAAATGGTAAGCGTCAGACATAATACGTATTGACAGCTACGGCGCCTTCGATCATTTAATGCTGCATTTTGCAGTCATTAAAGAGCTCCAAGGCATCATGCTTTTCATCGCATCTTCGTTTTTCAGATAGTTGCTACCTGGTGCCAGCATCAACAGACACTGCAGGTACATAAACGGATCCAAACCATTAGCTTTGGCAGTTTCCACCAGAGAATAAACACAAGCACTGGCATCGGCTCCCTTAGGCGAGCCTGCGAAAATCCAGTTTTTTCTACCTATCGAAAATGGTCTAATGCTGTTTTCGGCAACATTATTAGAGATTGAGCAGTTGCCATCCTCCAGGTAAGTTTCCAGTTTCGCTTTGTTATCAAGTGCATAGGCCATGGCCATGCCAAGCTTACTCTTTGGCAGTGTTTTACCAATATTATCATCAATGTATTGCCAGAACGCATCAAGAACAGGCCGCTCATGCTTCAGCCGAGCTTCCTTGCGCTCTTTAGAGTCCATATGCTTGAACTTCTTCTCCCACTCGAAAAGCGCACTGCAGTATCGGAATCCAATCTCCGCCAGTGTTTCAACAGATCCTTTGCTCTTTACAGTTATTGCATCCTTGAATCGTCTCCTGACATGAGCCCAACATAGGCATCGCTTCACGGTTTTCAGTCTGTTGTATCCAGAGTGTGATTGTCAATAAAAAAGTCCCAAAAATAGCGGAGAAAATTCCCCACTTTATTTACCCGGGAAAAAGCACCGCTATGGATGCTTTTTCCAGTTTTTTACTGTCTTTTTACACCATGGGTAATACGCCATGCCATAATTCATAATCAGGAATTGCGATATCATTCTTCATAAGCAATAATTCCAGCTCTTTATTACGCTGTTTGAGCAGTTCAGCTTTTCTTTGCTCATCATCAAGCATATCTCTCAGTATATCCGCCGCTTCTATCGCTTCGTTTCGTGTCAGCCTGTTTTCTTTCATCTCATAAATCCCCGCTTTCTTCGGTCTCTTCCATTTCGCTCAAACCTTCCTTTGTTCCATTTCCTGAACTCTCTTTTTTCGGTCTGCCCCGCCGTTTCACAGCGCTGATCCGTTCCCGTTCTTTCATCCGGTAGCTTTCACCTTCTATAGTTATAAAGCTGCAGTGGTGCACAAAACGGTCAAGAATGGCCGTTGCCAGTACCGGGTCAAAAAGAATGCTCCCCCATTCATCAAACTGCTTATTGGAAGTAATGATGGTAGAGGCTGTCTCGTATCTTTTGGAAATCACTTCATAAAGATCGTCCACATTTGTCTGGCCCAGCTTCTTGAGCCCAAACTCATCAATTACCAGCAGATCCGGTGAAATGTATTTCTTCAGTTTCTGGCGGAAAGAGTTGTCCGCACGGGATATGTATAAATCCTCCATCATTTCCGAAAGCGTGGTGAACAGCACCGTGTACCCCTGTTCAATCGCTTTTATGCCAAGTGCGATGGAGAGATGAGTCTTACCGGTTCCGGGAAGTCCGATAAAAGCTATATTTTCTTTTTTCCGGATAAACTCGCAGGTCCCAAGGGCATAGATGACCTGACGGTTCAGGCAGGGCTGCCATGAAAAGTTGAATTCTTCCATTGTTTTATGCTGGGGCATGCGCGAACGCTTCATCCGATCGTTACGTCTGTTTCTTGAGCGGTTAAGATTTTCATCATTTATGAGCAGTTCAAGAAATTCGATATAGGACATCTGTTCCTTTGCTGCCTGTTGGGCCCGCATATCCGCTGTTTGGAGAATTCCGGCAAGATGGAGCTTTTTTATCTTTTCCTGTAAGGAATCATTCATGGGAGATCACCCCCAGTCCTGTCATTTGACGGTAATCCGACAGTTTCCTGATTTTGCTTCTTCCTTCCATGGACAGTTCCTGTTCATCCTCCAGTGGAAGATGGTACAGACCGCTTTCACAGATCTTTTTTACTGCCCGGTAGGTAATGTTTCCATAATGGCATGCCCTTTGGCAGGCCTTGTCTACGGCATCCTCCCCATATTTTTTTCGGAGTGCCAGGATACCGGAAATGCTCCGGTAATGATGGCACTGGTACATCTCCGTATCCTTAAATGCTTCCAGAAATGCCAGCGCGCCTGTCCCCACCTGTGCCATTTTTTCGCGATAGCTTGACAAAAGCTCCTCCTGTGTTATTGTTTTGGTAGATGGGTAATGACTCTTATCCGTCACATGTTCGCCCTTTGCATTCCCGCACAGACTGTGGAGGGCGATCTCTTTTCCGGCATGGTAGATTTTCAATAAATGATTCACTTCGATGACATCCACTTCCATTCCGATATAAGTGTAAGGCACGGAATAATAATTGCCGTCATGAACGATATGGCAGTCTGTCCTTACGGTGGCGGCCCCGGATTTTGAAAAGAGAAAGTCCTGCGCAGGAAGCGGCTTTAAATATGCTTTTTCTGTCTCAAGATATACGGTTTCCGGTTTTCGGCTTGTAGTCCCGTGTATCCGACGGTTTGCCGTTTCTTTCAGCCATGACAGGAGAAACCGCTTTGCTTCTTCGATTTCTTTAAAATCCCGTCCCTTAAAGCAGTTTTCTTTTACGTATCTCACGTTCGATTCTACTTTCCCTTTATCGGTTGGTGTGTATACCCGGCACGGATTGGGAAGGAAGCCATAGTGCCCGGCAAAAGCGGCATAGGTGCGCTGCACGGTCGGCTCATAAAAGTCTGCCTCAACGATAGCAGCCTTTAAGTTGTCGATCTTTACGGTCTGGGGAACTCCGCCAAAGTACCGGAATGCCTCTGTGTGGCACCGGATGAAGGTCTGCACGCTCTGATCCAGAGTAACAGCAACGTACATGTAGCGGGAGTAGCTCAAAGACATGACAAAGATCCATGCTTTGCGCGGTGTTCCATTTACTCTCAAGGTTCCGATATAACCGAAATCTACCTGTGCCTCTTCGCCCGGCAGGGAATGCAGCACCATGTAGGCGTGAGGCTGGGATTTCCTTATTTTTTTCACATAATCGCGCAGGGTGGTATAACCGCAGGCAACGCCGAACTCTTTTTGCAGATCCTGGTGGATGCGGGTAATGGACAATTCCTTGGATAACTGGATTTCTATGTATTCCTTGTATTCATCCAGCATGGACGGCCAGGTTCCCTCCTGTGTTTCCTGTGGCAGCTCCTTTCCCTGCGTTTCTTCTCTGAGCACTTTGCGTACTGTTTTTCTGTCAATGCTAAGCATCTTCCCAATCTGGGTTTTGTTGTATCCTTTCTGATACAGAGTCATGATTGTAGTTTTCATGTCTACCTCCAGCATAATAAAATTTTCCTCCTTATGGGGAGAGTCCTTTGTTACGCTTTCAGTATAACTTGGTCTTTACGTTAGGCATAACAAGGTGGGGAATTTTCTCCGCCAAAAGTGGGTATTTTTATTATGCCATTCACATCCAGAGTAATCATCAGTATGCAGATATCCGTCATATCCATCCAAATACTTGGCGGCATACTCTCCGGACCGGCCAGGTGCGTATCTAAATACCCTAATCGGGTGGATACTGTCTGATCTATTTGCCATGACCCACATGTAAGATTTGGTTTGGTTCTTCCTGCCAGGTTCCTGCAGTACTTGAATTGGAGTCTCATCCATGTGAAGGTGCTTTTCAGTCAAAAGCTGCTTGTTCATATAATCAACAATTGGTGACAACCATGACTCAGATGACTGCAGGATCCAGTTGGATAATGTGCTCTTGGTAAGATTAAGGCCCATTGCCTTCCAGTCTTTCTCCTGTCTGTTTAACGGCACACTCTGCACATACTTCTGGTACATCGTATACGCTATGCTCGATGCTGAAGCATATGAGTGCGGCAATACAGGTGCTGGTACCTTTGGTTCAATAAATGCTGTCTTACCGGTTCTGACTTTACAAGCGGGACATTCGCATGTTTCTTGGTATATGTTTAATACACTCAGCTGAGCAGGTACGAAATTGATCTCTGAACGAACGAACTTCTTACCGACATTCTTAATCTTACCACCACAGGCAGGGCATCCCTGACCGTCAGTGTCGAGCGAATAGATCATTTCCTTAACAGGCAGATTCTCAAAGAAGCTCTTGCGCTTGTAGCCAGCTCTTGTCTTCTTGAGTGGCTGCTCAAAAACCTCTGGTTCTACAGCCTTCGGATCAGCATATGTTTCTGCCTCGTTAAATAAATTTTCAGCCACCTCCTGGATTACAAGTTGACCATCCAGGACGACGGCTGATTTCTCTGTTTTACGACCATATAGTTTTTGTGTAAGATAAGTAACCTGTTCTGTTAATTGAGTTATTTGTTCTGTAAGCTGCTGGTTGGTTTTGCTGAATTCGGCAAGAGCACGATCCTTGTTTTGGATCATCTCCATAAGCATGTTTACATCAATGTTTTGCACTGCCATTACTTAACCAACCCGTCATATTTTCTGGAATTATTATACCATAAAACGGACTGTAAGAGAAGCTTGTAATGCAGATATTTCAGTGCTTTTGCGACTTTTATAATTGTCTGGCAGTCACTGTTGGGATGGCTGTTTTTTGCTCAACACTAAGACCTTCCAGAAGCCATCTATATTGCTGGATCGTGAGTTCTCGCACATCCTCTTCTGAGCGTGGCCACTGGAAACTGCCACCCTCGAGCCGTTTGTACATGAGCAAAAATCCATCGCCTTCCCAGTGCAGCACTTTTATACGATCGCGCTTTCTGCCGCAGAATATGAAGATTGCCTGAGCAAAAGGATCGAGTTTAAACTGCTGCTGTACAAGAGTTGCCAACCCATCTATTTGCTTACGCATGTCTGTATACCCACATGCTACGTATATTTTTGTTCCTGCCGGTAGTTGGTTCAACATTGTGCTTTCAAGGTCGCAACTATGGCAGAGATTGTTGACTGATTTGCACCGTTAAATATTTCAACGCTAATATCGTTAAGCCTGATCACTGCACAGACTCCTGGCTCAGCTGACTGAACAGACGATATAGCAGGTGCTGTTAGCTCTGCGAAAACAGGCTTGCTATTATTACTGGCTACTCTTAGTGCAAGAGCCTCGCTTCTGATTACTCGCAGCCAATAGTAATAACGCGATTCTTTTACATTATTCGAGCGGCACCACTGGCTTACTGGCAGTCCACTTTCGCGACAAGCCGTGATAATTTCTTTCCACTCGCTTACTACTGCATCGTGTTGTATCTTTCGCATATGCCTGATCCTCCGAACTGAGACTTTGTTTTCTTTGTAAGTCTTTGCAACACTTGTAAAGACTCACAAAGACTTCGCTTTGTCTTCAGTTATAGAGAATCTCATTTCTTCGTTTCTGTGTAAATCCGTCGTTTATCGGACGCTTACTGAAAATGTATATTTCATTACCTCCGGAATCAGATTTAAAAGTGCCAATACATTTGCAACTTGGTGTTGTGGATTGCAAAATGAAACGCAATTGGCAGCATATGAGTATTTGACAAAAAGTCGTGCTTTCAACAGTTTGGAAAATGCAGTTAAACTTAGATTTGCATTGATGGTAATAGCTTATTTCATATCAGAGCAAAATAGCAATCAAATTATTGTTTGTGATTTGTTTCATAGTATTGTAGATTATTCACTAAAAAAGGACGGGAAACGATTATCTGATGTCGGAAAAATATTCCAGCACAATTTCATGAATGAATTGAAGTATAGTGCGAAATTGCCTGTTATTGAAGAATTTGGTTTTTCCCAAGAATATACCGTAGCACTAATGGAATTTCTGAATCAAGCGGTTGAAGAGATTTCCCCAAAAGGTGATGAAGAAATAACAAGAAGGAACATATTAAGGGATTGGGTAAGAAAGAATAGTGCAGTAAATGGATTGTCAGATAAAAAGAATGAAAATATCCCAAAAGTTGAGTCTGAAAAGCAGGACGTTTGTAATTCGGGTTTAGATTCAAAAGGAATTATATCGGCAGGAGAAAAGCTGGAGTTTAAAGGACCACTTGCCAAAAAAATCATGGAATTTGCAATGAAGGTTGACGTGTACGAGCAAAGTTTGCAAAAGCTTTCAGATGAAGTTAAGCAAAAAGAAAAAGAACTTGCAAAATGTAAGATGCAAGTAGAAAAAACGGAGGAATTGTATAAATCAAGCAGTGAAGAAAATGCCGAATTGCGTTCCAGACTCCAACAATTAACAGAAGAAATGTCGGAATTGAAAAACAGGGAAAAGGAACTTCAAGACAGAATTAGTCGTCAATCATCAGTAATAGACATTATAGATGAAGACAAGGATCGTTCGATAGTAGAGTTTAAAAACCAAATAGCATCTGCATTAAAGAAAACATATGATGAGTTTGTAATTGCTTTGACAATGGATATGACAGTGGATCTCGGACTTAACATGAGAGATTCATTGGACGATGTATTCAGAAAACTGAAAAAGCAAGGTATTGATATTGAGGGGAGATAATTATGGCTGTTCAATCAAGTTGGTATGGGATTGATTTCGGCACTACAAATAGTGCAGCATCCAGCATGACAGGAGATACGAAGGAAACAGTTAGGCAGATTAATTATGGAGATGATGAGGGAAGACCTTTTCCTTCATTAGTTGCTATAAATAAGGAGACTGGTGAAGTTATTACCGGTCGAGAGGCGAAGACACACAGAAATGAATTAGAAGGAGAGTATGTATACTTTTCATCCATTAAATCAATTATCGCTAATGATGTATCGTATGAGATTGCCGGAAAAAAGTGGACACCAATAGATATTGCTGCCGAGATATTTAAGGGGTTGAAAGAGAAAATAGGTCGAGAAAGAACATGCAGAGAAGCGATTGTAGCAGTTCCGGTAGGTTTCACTGCAGATAAAAAACGTAATCTTCGTGAGGCTGCAAGAAGAGCAGGTATTGATGTGAAAATGTTCGTGAGTGAACCAACTGCAGCATATTGCAGTAACTATGCTGCATTGAGAAGTTATCATCATGTAGCGGTATTCGATTGGGGTGGTGGCACTTTGGATGTCGCTGTTCTGGAAATTGAAGGTGGACGAGTATATGAACTGGCTACAGAGGGAATGCAGATAGCAGGAGATGATATAGATTTGAAGTTGGCCAGAAAAATGCATTTGGAATTTTGTAAACAAAAAGGAATTGCAAAGGCATTTGAAGATATCGACGTTGTTTCAAAGGATATACTGATAGGACGATGTGAAGATGCAAAAATAGAACTAAGTGACGATGAGGATTATGCAAGAATCAATCTGAATAATTATGATGAACTTGGAACAGTAAGAGGTATGATTGAGTATGAGCAATTTAGTGAATTGATTGAGCCGGAGATAAACAAGGCTATGTTTTGTTTGAAATCTGCTATTGAAAAATCAGGACTAAATCGAGCTAATATTGATTGTATCTTATGTGTTGGTGGTTCAAGTAAACTTCGACCTTTAAAGGAGAGACTAATTAGTGAATATGGTGCAGATATGTTGTTCTATCCTAAAATGGTAATGTGGGATATTGCAAAAGGGGCTTCATTAATAAGTATGTCATCAGGAACATATGGATTGAATCAAAACTTGGGACTTATGTTAAGTGATGGAGAGTTCTATACATTACTTAATAAAGGCCAATTACTTCCGTGCAGAGAAAAGAAGATAAGTGTTGCATTGGTTACGGATGAAAAGTTTGCAAAATTTGTATTTACGGATTCGAAAGATGAAAAGTTGCGTTCGTTTGTACAAAATGTAAAAGTGCCAGCAGGTGGTTTTTATGAGGAACAGTTTGTGCTGTCCTGCTTTATTGATGATGACAATTTGTTTAGATTAAAGGTTCAAAGCAGCCAATTTATGAAAACAATTTTACATACATGGACATATGATAAGCTTAAAGTTTTCTATGATTTGGAAGGAAGGTAACAATGGGAGAGAGTAATATTTCATTTGCCAGCAATGTTAACATTATCACATCTGATCCTGGTAAAATGAAGAGTGGTGATCAGCAGTTCTTTTCGAAGATTTCTGATTTTTATGCATTGTGTAAGTTGCGTGAAATAAATGGGGGAACCTTAAACTCAAGAATGTATGTATTCAAATCTTGGCAGAAAGAGATTTTGTGCGGAGAGTATGGATTTTCTGTAAGAAGGACAGATGATAAAATACAAGCACATAATCAAGAGATGGAAAAGTCTTATGGATATTCTGACTACGACGAAGAACAATTGTTTCCACTGATAGACGAGATGTATCTTAATTACAATGGCTCGGTGTGGCAGACAAAATCTGATAGGTTTTGGTGGGATAAGGGGAAAGGACTGTTTGACTATTCAGGAAATGCTGGAATAAGTTTGTGGAAACCGGTGAATCAACAAGTAGGTAATGTACCTGTTAGTGGAGGGGGAACTTTATTTACTTCATATATAAGTCAAGAAGTTGAGAGGATTCAGCAAGCAGAGGGGATGTTTGTCCCTGTCTCAGAAGCGGATTTATCAGAATTAGATGAAAAAGATCCGTACTATTATATCTATCACAAAACAGCCGGAGTTAGTGATGTTGAAACAGTCGATATCAAAAACCGAGAAGCAGATTTATATCTTCAAAAGTATACGTTATATAGTGCTTTTGAGGAAGTTGAGCAGGATGTGATTATTCGTGCAGGTGTACAGGAAAACATTTTTGTTGATGCGGGTCCCGGAACAGGCAAGACATATACGCTGATGAATAAATTGGAGTATATGATAGATGAGTTGGAAGTAGAACCTGAGTCTATAATGGTTCTCTGTTTTACAAATGCAGCAGTAGCTGAAATAAAAAAGAGGAAAAATGATGCAATAACTGCCGGAATAAGCAGAGGAATAAGAAATGTTGATGTGAGAACGTTTCATTCGTTTGCATGGTGGTTAATTAATGTATATAACACCGAGATGCAAGATGAACCGGGATGGCAAGAAATTGATATGAGGTCATTAAGTTATGACGGAAGTATTATTCGAGCAACTCAGATTATACATAAATATCCGGACATTATATTAGGTGGATGGCAACATTTTATTGTTGATGAAATTCAGGATTTGACAGATGTAAGGGCAAGATTAGTATTAGAAATTATTCGTGGATGTATAGAAGTTGGATGCGGAGTGACGGTGCTGGGAGATTCATGCCAAGCAATATATGATTATAATCAGCAAGAGGTATCTGTTCCAATGACATCTACGAAGTTTTATAAGATGTTATTTGAACTGCTGTATAAAAAAGCATCTATGTACAAACTGGGCATAAATCATAGACAAACATCTGAACTGATATGTATGACGCAAGGGCTTAGAGAAGCGATTCTTAATGAAAAGATACCTGAAATGAAATCTGAAGTAAAAAAAATGTTTGATAGCATGGGACAGTTCAGTGGAAGAAATATATCTGATAATATTGGGGAAAGCTTTTTGGAGGGACTTGCCGGGGATGGTAAAGTGTGTTTGCTTTGCAGAAATAATGGTCAAGTTCTTAGATTATCATCTCAACTTAGAAAAAGAGGCGTTTCGCATATTGTTAATGCATATGACCATGATAAATGTTTTGCATCATGGGTAGGTGCGGTTTTCTTTGATTTTGGAAAGCAACAAATATCAAGAAATGAGTTTATCGAACGGTATAATATCAGAACTTTTGATGTATTTACAAATGCAGAAGAGGTATGGGACAGATTAGCAACATTATTGCGTAAACGAGATAATCTTCTTTTGGGAGTAGAAGAGATTATTGCAGCGATATATTCGTCACAAGCCGATGATCCTGTATTTCATAACTATTCAGAATCAAAGATTATAGTATCAAATATTCATAGAGCAAAGGGACGAGAATATAACAGTGTAATTGTTGATCAAAACTTTGTTAAAGGGCTTATGGGTACTAAGAAAACAGATATCGGAGAATTTAAAACCTTATATGTTGCAGTAACCAGACCTAAAATTGGTTTATATACAGCACATTTAATAAATAGCGATATCAGAATTTGGCAAATTTTTAAGACAGGAAGTAAGAGATGGGTTAAATTTGTTGATAAAGTGCTTAAGTATATGGAAGTTCGAAGTTCAGATATAGATAAGACTTCTTTTCTTGAAATCGGTACTGATATCCAGAAATACATAATTAATAATATCAAAACAGGAGATGAAATTATTCTTCGTAAAAGTAAGGCGAATGAGATTCTTAGATACAGTATTTATCACGTTAATTCCGGCCGAGAACAGAGAATTGGTGATTTGAATTCATTGTTTTTGAATGATTTGGAGGCCATGATTGAAACTGATGATAGCTGTCAATGGCCTAAAGAGATAAGAGAATTATATGTAACAGATGTGTTTACTCATTTGCTACCGGATAATACCGGAAGAATTCTATGGAATTGGGTTGATTTTTGTGGAATTGGTCACCTTATATATGATGTTTATTAGGAGGAAGACATGGGTTTTACTGAATATTATGATGCCAGAAATATTATTACTGAAATAATATCAAAGGATTTATTGGGACCGGTTGAAGAAAATGAAGTGATTTGCGGCGATCGTCCATTGGATTATTACATTTTAGGAAAACTATATCCTATTGATACACAAGCGGATATTTTGCTTGGAATGTCATCCGAAGACTGTGGAGAATTAGATGAAGAAAATACAATCTCTCTATGTAATGGAAAGAATCCATCATCATTTGGGGTGTCAGTTGCAATAAAGAAAGAAAAAAATATTTTTTGTGTAAGAGGTAGAGCAGCGCGCTATGAAAAGAAAGATTTTTCTGAAATAAAGGAAGAATTAGCGCTGGAAGAAACAGAAAAGAATCTGAAGCAGGATTACTGGAAAAGAGAAGTACTGCCATACATTGAGGA includes:
- a CDS encoding IS66 family transposase — its product is MKRCLCWAHVRRRFKDAITVKSKGSVETLAEIGFRYCSALFEWEKKFKHMDSKERKEARLKHERPVLDAFWQYIDDNIGKTLPKSKLGMAMAYALDNKAKLETYLEDGNCSISNNVAENSIRPFSIGRKNWIFAGSPKGADASACVYSLVETAKANGLDPFMYLQCLLMLAPGSNYLKNEDAMKSMMPWSSLMTAKCSIK
- the istB gene encoding IS21-like element helper ATPase IstB, which encodes MNDSLQEKIKKLHLAGILQTADMRAQQAAKEQMSYIEFLELLINDENLNRSRNRRNDRMKRSRMPQHKTMEEFNFSWQPCLNRQVIYALGTCEFIRKKENIAFIGLPGTGKTHLSIALGIKAIEQGYTVLFTTLSEMMEDLYISRADNSFRQKLKKYISPDLLVIDEFGLKKLGQTNVDDLYEVISKRYETASTIITSNKQFDEWGSILFDPVLATAILDRFVHHCSFITIEGESYRMKERERISAVKRRGRPKKESSGNGTKEGLSEMEETEESGDL
- the istA gene encoding IS21 family transposase; the encoded protein is MKTTIMTLYQKGYNKTQIGKMLSIDRKTVRKVLREETQGKELPQETQEGTWPSMLDEYKEYIEIQLSKELSITRIHQDLQKEFGVACGYTTLRDYVKKIRKSQPHAYMVLHSLPGEEAQVDFGYIGTLRVNGTPRKAWIFVMSLSYSRYMYVAVTLDQSVQTFIRCHTEAFRYFGGVPQTVKIDNLKAAIVEADFYEPTVQRTYAAFAGHYGFLPNPCRVYTPTDKGKVESNVRYVKENCFKGRDFKEIEEAKRFLLSWLKETANRRIHGTTSRKPETVYLETEKAYLKPLPAQDFLFSKSGAATVRTDCHIVHDGNYYSVPYTYIGMEVDVIEVNHLLKIYHAGKEIALHSLCGNAKGEHVTDKSHYPSTKTITQEELLSSYREKMAQVGTGALAFLEAFKDTEMYQCHHYRSISGILALRKKYGEDAVDKACQRACHYGNITYRAVKKICESGLYHLPLEDEQELSMEGRSKIRKLSDYRQMTGLGVISHE
- the tnpC gene encoding IS66 family transposase, whose amino-acid sequence is MAVQNIDVNMLMEMIQNKDRALAEFSKTNQQLTEQITQLTEQVTYLTQKLYGRKTEKSAVVLDGQLVIQEVAENLFNEAETYADPKAVEPEVFEQPLKKTRAGYKRKSFFENLPVKEMIYSLDTDGQGCPACGGKIKNVGKKFVRSEINFVPAQLSVLNIYQETCECPACKVRTGKTAFIEPKVPAPVLPHSYASASSIAYTMYQKYVQSVPLNRQEKDWKAMGLNLTKSTLSNWILQSSESWLSPIVDYMNKQLLTEKHLHMDETPIQVLQEPGRKNQTKSYMWVMANRSDSIHPIRVFRYAPGRSGEYAAKYLDGYDGYLHTDDYSGCEWHNKNTHFWRRKFPTLLCLT
- the tnpB gene encoding IS66 family insertion sequence element accessory protein TnpB (TnpB, as the term is used for proteins encoded by IS66 family insertion elements, is considered an accessory protein, since TnpC, encoded by a neighboring gene, is a DDE family transposase.), with protein sequence MRKQIDGLATLVQQQFKLDPFAQAIFIFCGRKRDRIKVLHWEGDGFLLMYKRLEGGSFQWPRSEEDVRELTIQQYRWLLEGLSVEQKTAIPTVTARQL
- the tnpA gene encoding IS66 family insertion sequence element accessory protein TnpA codes for the protein MRKIQHDAVVSEWKEIITACRESGLPVSQWCRSNNVKESRYYYWLRVIRSEALALRVASNNSKPVFAELTAPAISSVQSAEPGVCAVIRLNDISVEIFNGANQSTISAIVATLKAQC
- a CDS encoding Hsp70 family protein, whose amino-acid sequence is MAVQSSWYGIDFGTTNSAASSMTGDTKETVRQINYGDDEGRPFPSLVAINKETGEVITGREAKTHRNELEGEYVYFSSIKSIIANDVSYEIAGKKWTPIDIAAEIFKGLKEKIGRERTCREAIVAVPVGFTADKKRNLREAARRAGIDVKMFVSEPTAAYCSNYAALRSYHHVAVFDWGGGTLDVAVLEIEGGRVYELATEGMQIAGDDIDLKLARKMHLEFCKQKGIAKAFEDIDVVSKDILIGRCEDAKIELSDDEDYARINLNNYDELGTVRGMIEYEQFSELIEPEINKAMFCLKSAIEKSGLNRANIDCILCVGGSSKLRPLKERLISEYGADMLFYPKMVMWDIAKGASLISMSSGTYGLNQNLGLMLSDGEFYTLLNKGQLLPCREKKISVALVTDEKFAKFVFTDSKDEKLRSFVQNVKVPAGGFYEEQFVLSCFIDDDNLFRLKVQSSQFMKTILHTWTYDKLKVFYDLEGR
- a CDS encoding UvrD-helicase domain-containing protein, yielding MGESNISFASNVNIITSDPGKMKSGDQQFFSKISDFYALCKLREINGGTLNSRMYVFKSWQKEILCGEYGFSVRRTDDKIQAHNQEMEKSYGYSDYDEEQLFPLIDEMYLNYNGSVWQTKSDRFWWDKGKGLFDYSGNAGISLWKPVNQQVGNVPVSGGGTLFTSYISQEVERIQQAEGMFVPVSEADLSELDEKDPYYYIYHKTAGVSDVETVDIKNREADLYLQKYTLYSAFEEVEQDVIIRAGVQENIFVDAGPGTGKTYTLMNKLEYMIDELEVEPESIMVLCFTNAAVAEIKKRKNDAITAGISRGIRNVDVRTFHSFAWWLINVYNTEMQDEPGWQEIDMRSLSYDGSIIRATQIIHKYPDIILGGWQHFIVDEIQDLTDVRARLVLEIIRGCIEVGCGVTVLGDSCQAIYDYNQQEVSVPMTSTKFYKMLFELLYKKASMYKLGINHRQTSELICMTQGLREAILNEKIPEMKSEVKKMFDSMGQFSGRNISDNIGESFLEGLAGDGKVCLLCRNNGQVLRLSSQLRKRGVSHIVNAYDHDKCFASWVGAVFFDFGKQQISRNEFIERYNIRTFDVFTNAEEVWDRLATLLRKRDNLLLGVEEIIAAIYSSQADDPVFHNYSESKIIVSNIHRAKGREYNSVIVDQNFVKGLMGTKKTDIGEFKTLYVAVTRPKIGLYTAHLINSDIRIWQIFKTGSKRWVKFVDKVLKYMEVRSSDIDKTSFLEIGTDIQKYIINNIKTGDEIILRKSKANEILRYSIYHVNSGREQRIGDLNSLFLNDLEAMIETDDSCQWPKEIRELYVTDVFTHLLPDNTGRILWNWVDFCGIGHLIYDVY